In Methanosarcina siciliae T4/M, one genomic interval encodes:
- a CDS encoding UbiX family flavin prenyltransferase, with product MEIIVGISGASGVQYGIRLLEVMEEKGIETHLVLTEAAKQIIEIETDYLPLEVEKLATWNYSQKDFSAPIASGSYKTTGMVIAPCSMKTLGAVANGISDTLLTRAADVCLKEERKLVLMTRETPLNLIHLENMLKAKRAGASILPACPGFYSRPKTLEDLIDTMAGRALDLLGVENEIYRRWE from the coding sequence ATGGAAATAATCGTAGGTATAAGCGGGGCTTCGGGGGTACAGTACGGGATCCGTCTACTTGAAGTGATGGAAGAAAAAGGAATCGAAACCCATCTTGTACTGACAGAGGCTGCAAAACAGATAATCGAGATCGAAACTGATTACTTACCCCTTGAAGTGGAAAAGCTTGCGACCTGGAATTATTCCCAGAAGGATTTTTCAGCCCCAATAGCCAGCGGTTCTTACAAAACCACAGGAATGGTTATTGCTCCCTGCAGCATGAAAACCCTCGGAGCGGTTGCAAACGGGATATCTGACACCCTGCTTACACGGGCTGCAGACGTCTGCCTGAAAGAAGAGAGAAAACTGGTCCTGATGACAAGAGAAACTCCCCTGAACCTGATACACCTTGAAAACATGCTAAAGGCTAAACGGGCAGGCGCAAGCATTCTCCCGGCATGTCCGGGCTTCTATTCGCGGCCGAAAACCCTTGAAGATCTCATAGACACAATGGCTGGCAGGGCACTTGACCTTTTAGGAGTGGAAAACGAAATTTATCGCCGCTGGGAGTAA
- the cofD gene encoding 2-phospho-L-lactate transferase: protein MIILSGGTGTPKLLDGLKEILPPEELTVVVNTAEDLWVSGNLISPDLDTVLYLFSDQIDRKKWWGIEDDTFRTYERMHELGVEESMKLGDRDRATHIIRSNLIRGGSSLTEATVKLSSFFGIDANILPMSDDPVSTYIETLQGVMHFQDFWVGKHGNPDVLGVDIRGVSEASVAKKVLEALEKDDKVLIGPSNPITSIGPIISLPGMRELLKRKKVIAVSPIIGNAPVSGPAGKLMQACGLEVSSMGVAEYYQEFLDVFVFDERDRADEFAFERLGCQASRADTLMTSTEKSRELAEFIVGIFDTVS, encoded by the coding sequence ATGATCATATTGTCAGGCGGCACCGGAACTCCCAAACTCCTTGACGGGCTCAAGGAAATCCTCCCACCGGAGGAACTGACCGTTGTTGTAAACACTGCCGAAGACCTGTGGGTTTCTGGGAACCTGATTTCTCCAGACCTTGATACGGTGCTCTATCTCTTCTCGGACCAGATCGACCGGAAGAAATGGTGGGGCATAGAAGACGATACCTTCAGGACTTACGAGCGCATGCACGAACTCGGGGTCGAAGAAAGCATGAAGCTGGGGGACAGGGATAGGGCAACCCATATTATCCGCTCAAATCTCATCAGGGGAGGCTCATCCCTTACGGAAGCAACAGTAAAGCTTTCCTCCTTCTTCGGGATCGATGCAAACATTCTGCCAATGTCCGATGACCCGGTTTCGACCTATATCGAGACTCTTCAAGGGGTTATGCATTTCCAGGACTTCTGGGTCGGAAAACACGGGAACCCCGATGTACTTGGAGTTGATATCCGGGGCGTTTCCGAAGCTTCGGTCGCTAAAAAGGTTCTGGAAGCCTTAGAGAAAGACGACAAAGTCCTCATCGGTCCGAGCAACCCCATAACCAGCATAGGGCCTATAATTTCCCTGCCGGGAATGAGAGAACTGCTGAAACGGAAAAAGGTGATTGCAGTTAGCCCCATAATAGGAAATGCTCCTGTCAGCGGTCCTGCCGGAAAGCTTATGCAGGCCTGTGGGCTTGAGGTCTCTTCCATGGGCGTTGCGGAGTACTATCAGGAATTCCTTGACGTTTTTGTCTTCGATGAAAGGGACAGGGCGGACGAATTCGCTTTTGAGAGGCTTGGGTGTCAGGCCTCCCGTGCAGATACCCTCATGACCTCCACGGAGAAAAGCAGGGAACTGGCAGAGTTCATAGTCGGGATTTTTGATACAGTCTCCTGA
- a CDS encoding HD domain-containing protein, producing MKVVLDPVHGYIELDEIVQELLATPQIQRLRRIMQLGFSNLVYPGANHNRFEHSLGTMHLATMLMKNLDSIEEDKKMEIRAAALLHDVGHGPFSHVTENIIDKYTRRRHDDVRDIVRKGEIKEALKKHGISPGNLAKHIKGETSLGQILSSEIDVDRMDYLVRDSHYTGVAFGVVDYNRLINQMHFYEDRLVIDYGGLKAAESLLVSRFWMNTSVYYHHVTRISEAMCSRAVEYMVENGELDPKRLRQMDDIDLVAAMRNSSGHGGELSKRLDARKLYKRALYTGLGEAGKGVLKYRDKIERAEKEIAELAGVDQECVLVDIPKTPEMLEMKAMIKTDHKIIPLKEASHFVSILQEAHMDNWRMGAYSPKEHCEAVGKAAKEYFNIKKATKQFKLSDLEKI from the coding sequence ATGAAAGTAGTCCTTGATCCCGTACACGGTTACATCGAACTGGATGAAATCGTCCAGGAACTTCTGGCTACCCCCCAGATCCAGCGACTGAGAAGAATCATGCAGCTTGGCTTTTCAAACCTTGTTTATCCGGGAGCAAACCACAACCGCTTTGAACACTCCCTGGGAACCATGCATCTTGCCACCATGCTGATGAAAAACCTCGACTCTATTGAAGAAGATAAAAAAATGGAGATCAGAGCTGCCGCCCTTTTGCACGATGTGGGGCACGGACCATTTTCTCACGTAACCGAGAACATCATAGACAAGTATACGAGGCGCAGGCATGATGACGTAAGGGACATTGTAAGGAAAGGGGAAATAAAAGAAGCCCTGAAAAAACACGGGATTTCCCCCGGGAACCTTGCAAAACATATCAAAGGTGAGACTTCATTAGGGCAGATCCTCAGCAGCGAGATCGATGTGGACAGGATGGACTACCTTGTCCGGGACTCCCATTATACAGGGGTTGCCTTCGGGGTTGTGGACTACAACCGCCTGATCAACCAGATGCATTTTTACGAAGACAGGCTTGTTATCGACTACGGGGGATTGAAAGCTGCCGAATCCCTCCTGGTCTCCCGGTTCTGGATGAATACCTCGGTTTACTATCACCACGTAACCAGGATCTCGGAAGCAATGTGCTCAAGGGCCGTGGAATATATGGTCGAAAACGGGGAACTTGACCCGAAAAGGCTCAGGCAAATGGACGACATAGACCTGGTAGCCGCCATGCGAAACTCAAGCGGGCATGGGGGAGAACTTAGCAAGCGGCTGGACGCACGCAAACTCTATAAGCGGGCGCTTTATACAGGACTTGGGGAAGCAGGGAAAGGAGTGCTCAAGTACCGGGATAAAATTGAGAGAGCCGAGAAGGAGATTGCAGAACTTGCAGGGGTAGACCAGGAATGCGTGCTTGTGGATATTCCGAAAACCCCGGAAATGCTGGAAATGAAGGCAATGATAAAAACAGACCACAAGATAATACCGCTTAAAGAAGCTTCCCACTTCGTCTCAATCCTGCAGGAAGCCCATATGGATAACTGGAGGATGGGGGCCTACAGCCCGAAAGAGCACTGTGAAGCCGTGGGGAAGGCTGCAAAGGAATACTTTAACATCAAGAAAGCCACAAAGCAGTTTAAACTGAGCGACCTTGAAAAAATATAA
- the lpdD gene encoding prenylated flavin chaperone LpdD, giving the protein MFRTTRKAGRIEIILEAKKLGEDYLLTLTGGKEHAGAVAVGLFDEKSGRASSSVLTLPGHREEQLALDSARRISRATGKTSVVVAGIHADNISPEEIKEIVSAAGEMIGSFIASCEKSDMTARRSE; this is encoded by the coding sequence TTGTTCAGAACCACAAGGAAAGCCGGCAGGATAGAAATCATCCTCGAAGCAAAAAAGCTCGGAGAAGACTACCTGCTTACCCTTACCGGCGGAAAGGAGCATGCGGGCGCGGTTGCAGTAGGGCTTTTTGATGAAAAAAGCGGAAGAGCAAGCTCTTCTGTGCTTACCCTTCCCGGACACAGGGAAGAACAACTTGCCCTGGACAGTGCAAGGCGAATAAGCAGAGCAACAGGAAAAACTTCGGTGGTTGTTGCCGGCATCCATGCGGATAATATCAGCCCGGAAGAGATTAAGGAGATTGTCTCAGCCGCAGGGGAAATGATTGGGAGTTTCATCGCCTCCTGTGAAAAAAGTGACATGACAGCAAGGAGAAGCGAGTAA